A region of the Centropristis striata isolate RG_2023a ecotype Rhode Island chromosome 20, C.striata_1.0, whole genome shotgun sequence genome:
ATATTGTCCATTTTCAGATAGAAAGAGAATGGGGATTTCAAGAtgataaaatatacattaatgCACTCTGATATGTGTTGTTTAGAGTTACGGTATAGTACTTGGCATGTATGCACATGTAGATATGTTAGTTGCAAGAAGATTAGAGGCTGATAGATTATATTAGAATACATCTCCTATCAGAGCTCATTTTCTTTATGGATTACAGGGAATGTTAGATTAATGGAAAACATCCTGCGAGCAGGGGCGTAGGACTGAGGAGGAAAAGGGGGACTGAGTTTACAGGGGCCCTGGTGTGAGGAGGGTCTGCAAAGATACTGGAATGAACATCTTTGACTGCAGGGAGGGCCACATGTCTATGTACATTTTCTGTAACTTTGTGCTATGTCCCTGCATGCGAGGAAatagaaaagtaaaaataataagaagaagaaaatctaAAGTGACCTTTGAGATACCACAAGAAAAGTAATTATCCTCACCAAGTCTGCCAGTTTTTATTCTCCCTCCGCTTCGTGCAGTTGCTTCAAGTATCCGCACACAACGAAATCCAGCGTTCACGAGCTGATGTGCTGCTGCTATCCCTGCTATCCCACATCCTATAATAACTATTTTAGCGTTCACACCCATAGCCATAGCTAACTCTGTAGTAATGGGTCTGCTACACTGACAGCAATACTGAAGTGAAAGGTGCTGTGTGTTGGTGAGGGAGGTGGAGTGAGTGATAATCAAAGCACTTGGAGTGCAGGATAGTCCTCAGATGGGTAAAGGGAGTTTCCTAAACACAATGTTTGATTAACAATCGTTTTTCTTTTAACGGCCAAAATGGGCTTCTACAGTTttgcacaacaaagcaagctgCCTGGATAAATATTTGCCTTGTAGCATCCTGAACCAGTTGCCTATGGGGCGTCTTGGGGGGACAGTCAGACAGTGACACAACATGTTGATGTTTGCTAGGTTAagctcaacaacaacaatggtgAGACGTTGTGTAATTGCTTCATCATCGTAGCAGTGACACGTCAAAATGACTACCATGAAATGGGTTTTACAATgagaatatttttgtactttgcaGTGTCAGTTAGGAGCCagagtgtgtgttgtttttaaaaaaacataaaaatagagcTTGTTTATCAGAGCTCTTACATGTCAAAagtgaatattaaaaaagtacACTTGGGCCTGAAGGTGGCACTACAGGAAAGGCCACATTGTTTCCTGAGTCAAAAGAGGCCAATTTTAAACGTCTGAGACTCAGCATGCCAGGATGAACCCTGTGCAGACTTAGACCGCCAACTGTAATCCTAGTGCTAAATTAACTGAGGAaatcttgtattttttatttgaaatcatTAACCCTACCAACCCTCCAGCAATCTTCTTCATCAGGAATAAACTTTTTACCTGCATACTTTTTTACCTGCTGTGGATATGCAGTTTCCATTTCAACGGCTTTAAATGACTTTCCCTCATTTACAAACTGTTGCAATAGCAGCCAATGTCAAAAAGGGAGTATtaaatgtaacagaaatatgAGCATAATACAAGAATGCTGCCATCCTTATCTGAGAGGTCCTTTGGTATGCAGATGGGAGGCCACTTtatcattttcaaaaaactctCTTGCACATTTATTGCTAGTGTGCCATTGGCTCTACGAGCCAGAGTgtttaaaaaatcatcaaaatagaGCTTGTTCATCAAAGCTCTTACATGTCAaaagttattatttaaaaaagtacacTTGGGCCAGAAGGTGGCACTACAGGAATGGCCACATTGTTTCCTTAATCAAAAGAGGCCAATTTAAGACGTCTCAGCATGCCAGGCTGAACCCTGTGCTGGCAGACTTAGTACCGCCAACTGTAATCCTAGTGCTAAATTAACCGAGggaattttgtattttttgtgatcCCATCCACATCTTCAATGTTACCTGCTGCATTTCATGCTGTTTATTGTGATTGTCTTTGTCAAAAAGTTCATGACTCTACATTTAGGGGAAAAAGTACAAATTAGAAAGTATTACTGTCCATTCTATTCATACTAGCGAATAGCTGGCAGCTACAAGTTGAGACTGACTGGTGAATGTACAGATGAGCTCCATAATGGAAAGTCTGATCTCCTGCGTATTGGGAAGTGTCTCCATGTACTCTGGCTCTTGTACAGCCACAGAGAACATGGCTACACCTTAGAGTTTAATCACAGTTAGCAAGAGAAGTCATATGGCTGCACTGAATGAGTATGTGTCACTGTTCAGGTAACAAATATGTTGCTGATCTTTCAGAAGTTTTGAGCAATTGTCACATGTCACAACATAACAAACTAGTGTCCCGCCAAAACTGCTGCTTTCagctttcatttaaaaatagttcataattgcttttattttgttatttctgaTGCATGAGCCTGTGCACAAGAGgcgtgtatgtatatgtgtgtggcAACGATTAATGAAATAGTTGATTAATCAAATAATGTTCAGGGCTGTTCCACAAAGTATTACAACAGTCTTGCTGTTTGTGAAACGGTGGGAAAACGGAACAGCCGTCCTCTCTCAGGATACCCTCATTGTGTAATGTTGATAagttcatacacacacatacacagtgaagcacacatacacaccaagcTCATGGGAACAAGCTGGCAAACAGGGTCACGCAGAAGAACAATGCTAATCTGTGCTCCAGTCACCGTGGAAGTACAGGAAATAATAAAGAAGGCTGTTTTCTTTGTGGGAAAACCAAGCTGGgtattatgttttgtgtcagCAGAGATTCAACAGAATTCATAAAGGCCACACTAAAACAGatttattacataaaaaaggtccAAGTCAGAGAAAACATGACCTAAAACAGCTTGTATAAATATCCAAAATTGCAATAAGAATTTTCatacaaaatgcaaatatattaATAGCAGAGATATCAAAGCAGTGGTACACTTCACAGTAGTTACAATACAAACAGTTGAGATAAGTCATTCTAAAAGTAGAAGCACGTTGGTGTATGATATGGTTCTATTGCAGCCTTTACTTTTACCCCTTAACCTTATCCTCTACATTCACTATAGGATCGGCAAATGTTCCCACAGTAAATCAACAGTCATTAGTGTTGAACCCACccttcccctctttctctctctctctctctctctctctcacacacacacacacacacacatacacacacacacacacacacacacacacacacacacacacacacacacacacacacacaaacacacacacacacacacacacacacacacaggcacacacacatgcacacacagaggtTATTGTTATATTCTGTCACTGGTGTGAGCTCTGTCTTTGAGCTGATGTTGGATCATAGATTTCAGAGCGCTGAACCTGCAGGTGAGAAAACAAGCATGGTTAAAAATGATCTCGAAAAAGGCACTCAAATACACATATTTGGAGacattcacattaaaaaaaaaagatgtaagccaaaaccaacaatgtTACTTGGCCTCCTTCCTGGCCCTATGACTCTCAGTTCACAGTatctgtttttaaagatttttagcAAGGACTAAAGATGTAAAAGTGCCtattaatatattgtttaatttttagAAATGGAAAAGCAAAACTTCAGAACAGCTGGACACTGCAGTTCTTAGTAAATGTCAATTTGACAGGGACTATTTCCATCAGCgcattaataaacattattgAGTATGTACAGCAGCATTAAGGTGTATAACAACAGCGTTGCTCATGAAAGGGTTTCATTTGAAAGCTTTTGCAGGGATATTCGTATAATTTCCTAAAAGGTATGACCAGTTGCTGTTTGAAACACTTGATGGTTACTATTTTAACCATGTTAATATGAACTACTAGGTTCGATTTAGGCACTAAAACTTCTTGGTTAGGattagggaaaaaaacagagttagagatataCATACTGTAACTTCCAATGGGACACAAAACTGATCTCCTGGGAGAGAGCCATCCACCGCCCCTGCTGCTCATCCCCTAAATTGACCTATGTGGCTTTGGTACTATCTTGCTACGTCACCATACAGAATTTTGTAGGAAAGAAATTCAGAAAGAATTCCAGTGCATTCACTTTTTATAGGAATACCTACAAACTGTTACTTTGGACAGCCTTGGCTTGTTGATGTATATTTGGACAACAGACAACAGAGGGGGTCAATGACACGGAGCAATAAGTGGTCAGTTAATAGGATcaattcattgtttgttttggtaCCTGTAATTTCCATAATATAATAACAGCCTTTAGCACTGTctgttataatgagtgtgtcCGTGGTAAAATACGTCTGTGTGAATAAATCAATGAACCGTAGCTTGAATCCACATACCACGGATCACACACACCAGATTTGTTACAGGGTGGAAATCTCAGTCATATGAGTTATTGATTACACAATCTTGCAAACAGTGACGGATGAATGTTTTTACACAACCACTATCCTCATTGTAGGTCATGTTTTGCTTCTGTATGGCCGGCCTCAGTTACGGTTGTTGGCTTTACATAATGAAATAGTCGTATATTATTAATGAAGGCTCTGTCCAGACCGGAACTGGGTTTTGTAACTATTTCTAACACGACTCTTGACTTACTTTTTGGTCAGCTTGTTTATCTCGcgttcctcttcctctttaaGCTTCTCTACAAAGCTGTCTAGGACAGGGATTTCAAACTTTATATATTGGGCAACCTGTTGGAAAAAGATTTAAACATATCAGCATTGGTGAGATACACATGTCCTTGATTATATGATACAACTCGTATGCATACTGTAAGTACACAGGctttctaatttttttaatttttttttctatgtcaaaatgtaaataatatcaataaaacaataaatatcataaaaaaaataataaaataataactatgataagtaaaataaataaataaaataaataacataaataaaataaaaattacttcaaaattacttcaaaagtaaaaatattaaaaggttACCTAACACAAGATGCGACCTTCCCAGTGGACAATAAAACGTGAGAATAGCTATACAACTATCCCAAAAGATCACTTCacttataattatattaaaaaaactagaatATTTGCCTCCGCTGTTTTATTCACCAAGTTGAAGTTTACATTCATGACTGTCCAGTGTCATATGTAGCCATGCAATAGACATTGCTACAAAAATTGGATGCTCCACACGAATCTCATCAAGATTCAAGTCAGTTCTGGCGCTGGCGTAAGCCTTTGCTTAGATATATGTGAAGTATAATGTTTGGATCAACTGAcccttcatttttatgttgatatGTAGGAGAGTTATTCCAACCATTGACAATCCAGAAAAGTTCTCCAGCAACAGTTTTATTTATGCTCGGTGCAGTCACATCATGCACATAGCCCATTGTTGCATCAGTCCCAAACAGGATATCTTTTCACCGCTTGCTATATTTAACCCAACTGTCTATCATTGGtccattgtgtcattgtgtgtctatATTGaggatcaaataaaaaataaaaaaaagaggtcaCTTATTGAGAACGAGATGGGAGAAGGTAGAGTAGTGGTGGGAGGGGCGGACTCACATCATACGTGACTTCCTCTCCCAGATCGGCCTCCGTGATCAAGATCTTGGAGATTTTCTCACAGGGTCCATAAAGCACACGAGCCACCAGCGGGTATTCACCCTCCCTCAATCGAGTCTTttctataataaaaaataaaatgagtgaCCACAACACAAGACAAAATTTCTATAAACAAAACCACAATGAAAGTTATGACTTACCACCAGACTCGTGCACCATATAAAGGACAAACTCTTCAGATTTATTCTCcaccttaaaaaacacaaaaagaggttATTTCTAGCTAACAGAAACATCACTTATGATGTAACGAGTGCCTTAGTGCTTACCCTAAACTTATGTAGCAACAGGTTGAGGACTTGTTCAGTCGTCATAGAGCTGTTCACGCGTACATTAGTGACTGAACCGTAGGCTGGAGTAAACACAGATGTCTGAAAGTAAGAGAAACAAACATTCAGAAATAACTAAGAGGACACAAAGTATTAGGAACTTTGCCTTATTAACATTTGAGAAGGGATTCCCGGAGTTGAACACCTTGGACATTTTGAACAGGAAGGAAATCCCTTAGTCCAAAGCTGGAATctgttcaataaaaacacacgGTTTTCAGGAGAAAAAAGATAAAGGAACGCAGTGTAACCTTGTGTTCTGTGGCACATTAATGAAATCAGCACACAGCAGGCTATTGTGTAATTCAGCAGAAGCAGCAGGCACACCCGGACAGGAAGCTTCTGTCCATCTGCAGCTGGAGATGTGTCAACAGCGGGATACATTAACGTGTGCTCTTACATGTGTGTTCTGTTTATTGTACCTTGTGGTTGTAGAAGTGTCCGTTGATTGAGAACCTGTGTGTGCGCAGGCGCTGCAGATCTctggctgtgtgtgtctttgaccGCCTCTGAACCCGCATAAAGGAAGCGTCACTCCTGGTCCTCGGCAGCTGAGGagaatcctcctcctcctggccaCCCATGTCCCCACCTCAAGGTAAACAAAGACACACCCGCCTTAATGCATGATTCAGATGCTGCCTGCAGGTTTCATCAGCAGCTGTGCAACGCAGATATACTGCAAATGAGctacaaaactatttaaaataacaaacagagGTCCACATCTCAATTTTTTGGGAATGATTTTGCTTAATTTCACTAATTCTGCAGGACAATGTGTCAATTTTGACTATTCACATAGTTtagttgaattaaaaaaagtaacttattatttatttggaaatatttgcttcaaatttgtttgttttgaacagGAAGCACTGACCTGATATTGATATTGGATATCAAGATAATGCTGCCTCAAAGCTGGATCTGGATCAGTAAAAATGGGATTgatcttttaaattaaattctataattatataatatatatgtattaattCCTGTTTGAGTTTTGACCaatcaaatttacatttatgttaACCATGTACTTTTATTCTCAAATAAAAATCTGGAGTGCATGTGTAAATCAAAttcaatagttttttttacagacacaAAAGTTTTCATGCCCGGGTAGGTTTAGGGGTAGTGGAATGGTTAGGATTAGATCCCCCCAAAAAGCAAAATCTTCTAACAGAAGAACTGTAATGTCAAATTGCATGTATGAGACttaatttgaaaggtaacatctAGTTTCTGCAGTTGTGCATGTTTTAACATGTGGATAAAACACAACTAAAACtacatcagttaaaaaaaacaaggtctAACTTTGGACTAACACTACCCTTACCCTCACCCACTGGTGGACAGGTGGGTTTTAAGCGAGGTTATATATGACACGAGACAAGACTATTCCCAGAAAATTGATTTAGGTTGGTAGGGGGAGTaattaaaatatgtacatagaaaatacacatttatttcattgtttatcCTTGGTCAAAAATAACTGCTTCAAAAGGCCAATGTCAGGCTAAGTGGTTTATCTGCAGTTATTCATAGTGTTGGTGATCTGATCTAGAGTAGGTGGCATCTCATGTTAATCTGAGCTCAACATGTGAGCCACACTTTCCAAATGGAAATGCTGAATTAAGCACCCGTGGAGCTCTAATCTGATTCCCCATGTGTTTGTAATCTGCATTAATCCATCaggtgtgtctgagtgtgtgagaATGCACGTGTACATTACTCACCGGCCGATACGGTGTCTGTGTCCAGGGAGTTATTGTTAGACTCTGCTGAGAGCTGCTTTGCCACAGCAGATCTATCGTTTCTGTAGAAAAACAGGGGAACagtgtgtttattgtttgtttacattccTAACACATGTACTGGGAATGGATCCATGTGTTTTGCAGAAATACAATGTATCATTTAGCTGATCTTAACTCAAGGTCTAGATGCGGTTGATATCCTAAACCTGTGGGTGGACCTTGAGTTTAGAAAACAGTTTTCTCTTTCGCACTGATACAAAGATTGATCCCACTCTCACACatgccttaaaaaaacataaaggaaCTAGAACCCGATAAATATATTGGTCTGCCAATTTTGTCAGCTGATATTGGTCTAAAACATATAGTATTTTGGTATCTTTGTAAATggtatgttatgttatgttatgttatgttatgttatgttatgttatgttatgttatgttatgttatgttatgttatgttatgtccAATATGCActgatatgaaaacttttttgggtaaattaaaaaaataaatcaatagaaATAGAATACTAATACTAAATACTAATAGAAGATTTATGCTATTTCTATAGCTAAGTGCATCCAGGTGTTTGCTAAGCTAAGCAGATAAGCTTGCAAAGCTCAAGCTTTAACTATAGATTAATTTTCCATCTGCAGTCATTTCCTTAATTTATGACTTGTAATGACAATACAttactaaaactagtaaaaaatttatttaaatgtctttttttaacatgataATCTAAAACTGAATTATATTTACTTTATAATCATATATGATACAACAATTGAAtgttttagacatttaaaatgtgttgccagtgcaaaaaaacaactacagtatatatatatatatgttgcatgttgttttcctattttgttttatacattcaTGTTTCATTCTCTGTTACATGCTGTAACATGTACATTTCCTTTTGGCCGATCAGTAAAAACTTATCCTtaacttttaataatttcacaGTATTGCCAAATTGTTAATACAGCAGCATCCTGTATATTACACAGGTAGAAGGAATTCTTTTAGTCACATAATAGAGGGTGGGGATGCTGGTGAACAACGAGGTCAGTCGTTAGAGTTTGACTTTCTTTGCCATTGTGTGGGAGATCCCTGCTGACTGTGTTGTAGTAACAAGATTCGCATCTGTTTGTTCAGCACACCAAGGcatctctgtgtcagtgtgcagCAGGTCGTCTTACCGGTTGAGACGGAATCTTTCATTGTCGTCGTGCATCTGAAGTCTGATTGGTCGGCGCAGACCCCAGTAGATGTTCAGCAACCCCTCCAGGATGAGCTCTCCatcctcctgcacacacacatacacacacagacatatgaAACAATAATCATCAGCACTCGTGGTCAGAAGGGAAATCCTGCTGGCCGTCCGCCACATCGGCTCAATATCAGGTGTACGTGCAGGAACAGTCGCTCACAGCTACAGGGTCACCCTCTCATCTTGGAGAAACCCTGTCAGGTTTGACCCACCCTTTATTTGTTCCACAGCACAAGGATGAAGTCACGTCTGAGAAGGCAGCAATAATGAGAATGGAGAGATAACTGCAGTGGGTCACGTACACACAGGGGGAGGCATTTTGATTTCAATGAAGTGAAACTCTAAATTTAGACGAAATGGTAACTCTATGTGTTCTGAgcacactgttttgtttttttcagctggCTTTTGAATGTAATAGCTGAAAGTAGTTATTGTCCTTAGGATGTTGAATGAATGGTGAAGTCTGTGTGCACAAATTACAGCTGAACccataataaatcaaatattaCCACACAACTGTGACTGTTGTAACCACAGACCAGTTTCCTTGTTATATCATCCTAATAACTACTTCAGGATACAATGCTGATCTTTGATTTAACTCAGAATTTTCCGATGGAAAAGTCTATAAATCAATTTGTTGCAGATATTCTAAAACCAAAGTAAACAATTTACAATTAAATTCTCAGAAGTCAGTCTTATCTGATGACACACTGCCggtttaaaatgtgttgttgatTGTTGAAAGATGTCAAATGATAAGTCCTTAAAGATATACATTTTTCCTCAATCAGCTCATGACATAGACAAATGATGTGCGATTATGTCTAAAAAAGCAGAATGTGAAAATTTGCTCATCCTTTTTGACATAATGTTCAATTGGAAAAAGGCAtacaaaaaagtatcaaaaaagaATTTGACTTGAAGCATCCATCTAGAAATTGAGGaacatttttacttgtagtttaAAACAACACATACTGAGATTTTGGCAGTAATGCTGTAAAGTATTCTGTCTTCTCAGAGCATGTGAACACTGATGAGGATCTCAGGCAGCTTATGGGcatggattactgaacaggcctACCGGGCAAAGGCCTACATCTATATATCACCAGTAGAGACATGTGCAAACCACAACAAatgcaaattgaccacaaaaatacacaattcaCTACAAAAAGGGCACCaaacaacacagaaaatgaccagaaagagacatgaaatgactacaaagtgatACAGATGACTACggagagacacaaagcaaacaaaaaatacacaacatgacccaaaaaatacacacattgacTTGCAACCACAAGACActtaactacaaagagacacaaaatgaccagaaaacacacatatgaccataaagacacacaaagccACTAcaagaagacatgaaatgaatacaaagagacaaaaagcaataaaaaaaagacacaaaatgacaaaaaaaaaaggaaaagtaagacacaaaaccacaaaaagatgcataatatcaacaaagagatgcaaaaaacCACCACAAAGTCTCCATCTCCTATGTAGGAAAGTGGGGGATGTCACTGTTATCTGTGCTCATTgtctattattactattatcattGCCTATTGTCTCATAACGTCTGTTACATATGGAGCTGAACTAATTCTAGACCATGTTTACTGACTTTTCATGGTTTTAATGGTTAACTTGGGTAACTTGTGGCTTGCATGGTCATGACGAACAATCAGATTTTAGCACTATATTTTAGGCAGACGGCCAAAACATCTGTGTGGTGCATGTAGCTACTATTAAAGTCCAACAAAGGTAGAAAAAAGGTAGAAAAGGTAGGTATGGCAAACTTTTCcatacttttttaaacaaactgtcAAAAACTAATTCAAAGAGAATCCATCTAGAAATTGAGGAAA
Encoded here:
- the rassf4a gene encoding ras association domain-containing protein 4a encodes the protein MRTDSERDAGYIAGAGGYTEEDGGRILLCWAPVRMGERQTYVKLSEEKLIPKSDILSLLKTYNCYHEGKNFQLRTREEDGELILEGLLNIYWGLRRPIRLQMHDDNERFRLNRNDRSAVAKQLSAESNNNSLDTDTVSAGGDMGGQEEEDSPQLPRTRSDASFMRVQRRSKTHTARDLQRLRTHRFSINGHFYNHKTSVFTPAYGSVTNVRVNSSMTTEQVLNLLLHKFRVENKSEEFVLYMVHESGEKTRLREGEYPLVARVLYGPCEKISKILITEADLGEEVTYDVAQYIKFEIPVLDSFVEKLKEEEEREINKLTKKFSALKSMIQHQLKDRAHTSDRI